In one window of Aquamicrobium sp. DNA:
- a CDS encoding FAD-dependent oxidoreductase, with the protein MAEFPQHARVVIVGVGGIVGASLAHHLIERGWDDIVGIDKSGIPTDIGSTAHASDFCYTTSHDFLSCWTTLYSIDFYDKLGHYDRVGGLEVARVGDDARMDEIRRKVASAKAFGTRARLIEPAEIKAKFPLIEESVVQGGLWDPDAGLVVPRSQTVAGKLVDMAEASGKLKAFANTPATSLLIEDGRIRGVKTERGTILAERVVVCAGLWGRLIAEMAGEDLPVMPIDHPLTFFGPYEAFAGTGKEIGFPLMRDQGNSAYMRDTGDPVTSEGGMIEWGYYEETNPRLVHPRDLLEKEEARLSPSQRDLDMDEILAPLERAIELTPILGELGYDERRSFNGLLQVTADGGPSIGESRKVEGLWYAVAIWVKDAPGMAKLIADWMTDGRTEIDHARIDYARFWDHQFDAAFVEGRCGEAACKVYNPAVHPREPYATGRGIRRSPFHAREQELGGYFMELGGWERAHGYAANEHLLEKYGERVPVRENEWDNRHFWRVSNAEHLAMSEDCGIVNLSHFAVYDIEGPDHVALLEWLSAAKIGGEGTIGRGIYTHFLDDEGMVRADLTVMRHADRCRVIDGADAGPRDFAYMKRVVAEKGFDVTITDMTERRVTIGIWGPNARATLGKVVEEPDALSPENFPFATIRPVRIAGRDVDAFRISYVGEQGFELHMAYEDGLAVWDALRATGVMAFGVETYANSRRMEKSLRLQNADLITEYNLFEADLARPKVKEADFRGKAKHLEYRARANQPAMLCTLVLTDTTDSHGVLRYPVGTMPVIDPATGETLVDELGRRSYTTSVAYGPTLGKNIALAYLPWAYCQEGRRLAVEYFGETFPAEVAAVGYRALYDPENLKPRS; encoded by the coding sequence ATGGCGGAATTTCCTCAACATGCGAGGGTGGTCATCGTCGGGGTGGGCGGCATTGTCGGCGCCTCGCTCGCCCATCACCTGATCGAGCGCGGCTGGGACGACATCGTCGGCATCGACAAGTCCGGCATCCCGACCGACATCGGCTCGACCGCCCACGCCTCCGATTTCTGCTACACGACCAGCCACGATTTCCTCTCCTGCTGGACGACGCTCTATTCCATCGATTTCTACGACAAGCTCGGCCATTACGATCGCGTCGGCGGGCTGGAGGTGGCGCGCGTCGGCGACGATGCGCGCATGGACGAAATCAGGCGTAAAGTGGCCTCGGCCAAGGCGTTCGGCACCCGCGCCCGGCTGATCGAGCCGGCGGAGATCAAGGCGAAGTTCCCGCTGATCGAGGAAAGCGTCGTCCAGGGCGGGCTGTGGGACCCCGATGCCGGCCTCGTCGTGCCGCGCTCGCAGACGGTGGCCGGCAAGCTGGTCGACATGGCCGAGGCGTCGGGCAAGCTGAAGGCGTTCGCCAACACGCCGGCGACCTCGCTTCTCATCGAGGACGGCCGCATTCGCGGCGTCAAGACGGAGCGCGGCACGATCCTGGCCGAGCGCGTCGTGGTCTGCGCGGGCCTGTGGGGGCGGCTGATCGCCGAGATGGCCGGCGAGGACCTGCCGGTGATGCCCATCGACCATCCGCTGACCTTCTTCGGCCCGTATGAGGCGTTCGCCGGCACCGGCAAGGAGATCGGCTTTCCGCTCATGCGCGACCAGGGCAACTCGGCCTATATGCGCGACACCGGCGACCCGGTGACCTCGGAAGGCGGCATGATCGAATGGGGCTATTACGAGGAGACGAACCCGCGCCTCGTCCACCCGCGCGACCTTCTGGAGAAGGAGGAGGCGCGGCTGTCGCCGTCGCAGCGCGACCTCGACATGGATGAGATCCTCGCGCCGCTCGAGCGCGCCATCGAGCTGACGCCGATCCTCGGCGAGCTCGGCTATGACGAGCGCCGCTCCTTCAACGGCCTGCTGCAGGTGACGGCGGACGGCGGCCCGTCCATCGGCGAGAGCCGCAAGGTCGAGGGGCTGTGGTACGCCGTCGCCATCTGGGTCAAGGACGCGCCGGGCATGGCGAAGCTCATCGCCGACTGGATGACGGACGGGCGCACGGAGATCGACCACGCCCGCATCGACTATGCCCGCTTCTGGGACCACCAGTTCGACGCTGCCTTCGTCGAGGGTCGCTGCGGCGAGGCCGCGTGCAAGGTCTACAACCCCGCCGTCCACCCGCGCGAGCCCTATGCGACGGGGCGCGGCATCCGCCGCTCGCCGTTCCACGCGCGCGAGCAGGAGCTGGGCGGCTATTTCATGGAGCTCGGCGGCTGGGAGCGCGCCCACGGCTACGCCGCCAACGAGCATCTGCTGGAGAAATACGGCGAGCGGGTGCCGGTGCGGGAAAACGAGTGGGACAACCGCCATTTCTGGCGCGTCTCCAACGCCGAGCATCTGGCGATGAGCGAGGATTGCGGCATCGTCAACCTGTCGCACTTCGCCGTCTACGATATCGAGGGGCCGGACCATGTCGCGCTGCTCGAATGGCTCTCCGCGGCGAAGATCGGCGGCGAGGGCACTATCGGGCGCGGCATCTACACCCATTTCCTCGACGACGAGGGCATGGTGCGCGCCGACCTGACCGTGATGCGCCATGCCGACCGCTGCCGCGTCATCGACGGGGCCGACGCCGGCCCGCGCGATTTCGCCTACATGAAGCGGGTCGTGGCCGAGAAGGGCTTCGACGTCACCATCACCGACATGACGGAGCGGCGCGTCACCATCGGCATCTGGGGGCCGAACGCGCGGGCGACGCTGGGGAAGGTCGTCGAGGAGCCGGACGCGCTTTCGCCGGAAAACTTTCCCTTCGCCACCATCAGGCCGGTGCGCATCGCGGGCAGGGACGTCGACGCCTTCCGCATCTCCTATGTCGGCGAGCAGGGCTTCGAGCTGCACATGGCCTATGAGGACGGGCTGGCGGTGTGGGACGCGCTGCGCGCGACGGGCGTCATGGCCTTCGGGGTCGAGACCTACGCCAATTCGCGGCGGATGGAAAAGAGCCTGCGCCTGCAGAACGCGGACCTCATCACCGAATACAACCTTTTCGAGGCCGATCTCGCCCGCCCGAAGGTCAAGGAAGCCGATTTCCGCGGCAAGGCGAAGCATCTCGAATACCGCGCGCGGGCGAACCAGCCGGCGATGCTGTGCACGCTGGTGCTGACAGACACCACCGATTCGCACGGCGTCCTGCGCTATCCGGTCGGCACCATGCCGGTGATCGACCCGGCGACGGGCGAGACGCTGGTCGACGAACTCGGCCGGCG
- a CDS encoding autotransporter assembly complex family protein, whose protein sequence is MHSPHIRRPFRFIVAAFCVAFAAAPLPAHAFEIFGIKLFGSKAEETQDDTIGDPQRYEVEFAVTDEDIEKKLKGASTLWADRDEAASGAAGLIAKARGDYRRMLAALYGEGRYGGTISIRIDGREASDLAPDAVLAEPARVAIAVDPGPLFHFRQAEIVNQAPPTDDWRDEVDDPRDEGFAPGEVARSGAVLRAERLAVEAWRQQGYAKAEISDRRVEAAHEADVIDARVTVDPGRKAYYGPVTVEGAEQVDAEWIAWMTGLRHGEEYDPDDIKRAATRIARLDVYRAARFQEAEFIGDDGLLPITYIVQERKPRRFGVGGTWSSIDGVGLEAFWLHRNLFGRAERLKIEGKVAGIGQTFKPEEFTYRVGASFVKPGVYTPDTSFSASLFGDREVLEAYTRTAITLSAGLTHEFTEQLSGRLFVNAARARFDDDEYGRRDFMTIGLAGALTYDSRDNAADATRGVFLETTIEPFYEFEYGNPAIRATAEARAYYGFGEDSRFVLAGRVKLGSLAGPSVAELPPDLLFFAGGGGSVRGYAYRNIGVETPSGNVVGGRSLAEASVEARMRVTDSIGLVAFADAGYVGADSIPTFDDRLRVGVGGGLRYITGLGPIRLDVAVPLDRRPGDPSVAFYVGLGQAF, encoded by the coding sequence GTGCACAGCCCGCATATCCGGCGCCCGTTCCGGTTCATTGTCGCTGCCTTCTGCGTCGCGTTCGCTGCTGCGCCCCTGCCCGCGCACGCCTTCGAGATATTCGGCATCAAGCTGTTCGGCTCCAAGGCCGAGGAGACGCAGGACGACACCATCGGCGACCCGCAGCGCTACGAGGTCGAGTTCGCCGTCACCGACGAGGACATCGAGAAGAAGCTGAAGGGCGCCTCGACGCTGTGGGCCGACCGCGACGAGGCCGCCTCGGGCGCGGCCGGGCTGATCGCCAAGGCGCGCGGCGACTATCGCCGCATGCTCGCAGCGCTCTATGGCGAAGGCCGCTATGGCGGCACGATCTCTATCCGCATCGACGGGCGCGAGGCGTCCGATCTCGCCCCCGACGCCGTGCTGGCCGAGCCGGCGCGGGTGGCGATCGCCGTCGATCCCGGTCCGCTGTTCCATTTCCGGCAGGCCGAGATCGTCAACCAGGCACCGCCGACCGACGACTGGCGCGACGAGGTCGACGATCCGCGCGACGAGGGCTTCGCCCCCGGCGAGGTGGCGCGCTCGGGTGCGGTGCTGCGCGCCGAGCGGCTCGCCGTCGAGGCCTGGCGCCAGCAGGGCTATGCGAAAGCCGAGATCAGCGACCGCCGCGTCGAGGCCGCGCACGAGGCCGACGTCATTGACGCGCGCGTCACGGTCGACCCCGGCCGCAAGGCCTATTACGGCCCGGTGACGGTCGAGGGCGCCGAGCAGGTCGACGCCGAATGGATCGCCTGGATGACCGGCCTGCGCCACGGCGAGGAATACGACCCCGACGACATCAAGCGCGCCGCGACCCGCATCGCCAGGCTCGACGTCTATCGCGCCGCGCGCTTCCAGGAAGCCGAGTTCATCGGCGACGACGGCCTCCTGCCGATCACCTACATCGTGCAGGAGCGCAAGCCGCGCCGCTTCGGCGTCGGCGGCACCTGGTCGAGCATCGACGGCGTCGGCCTCGAAGCCTTCTGGCTGCACCGCAACCTGTTCGGCCGCGCCGAGCGGCTGAAGATCGAGGGCAAGGTCGCCGGCATCGGCCAGACCTTCAAGCCCGAGGAGTTCACCTATCGCGTCGGCGCCAGCTTCGTGAAGCCGGGCGTCTACACGCCCGACACCTCGTTCTCGGCTTCGCTGTTCGGCGACCGCGAGGTACTGGAAGCCTATACGCGCACCGCCATCACCCTGTCGGCCGGCCTGACGCACGAATTCACCGAGCAGCTTTCGGGCCGCCTGTTCGTCAACGCCGCCCGCGCCCGCTTCGACGACGACGAGTACGGCCGGCGCGATTTCATGACCATCGGCCTCGCCGGCGCGCTCACCTACGACAGCCGCGACAACGCCGCCGACGCCACGCGCGGCGTCTTCCTCGAGACCACGATCGAGCCGTTCTACGAGTTCGAGTACGGCAACCCGGCGATCCGGGCCACCGCGGAGGCGCGCGCCTATTACGGCTTCGGCGAGGATTCGCGCTTCGTCCTCGCCGGGCGGGTGAAGCTCGGCTCGCTGGCCGGGCCGTCAGTGGCGGAGCTGCCGCCGGACCTCCTGTTCTTCGCCGGCGGCGGCGGCTCGGTGCGCGGCTACGCCTATCGCAACATCGGCGTCGAGACGCCGAGCGGCAACGTCGTCGGCGGCCGCTCGCTGGCCGAGGCCTCGGTCGAGGCGCGCATGCGCGTCACCGATTCGATCGGCCTCGTCGCCTTCGCCGATGCCGGCTATGTCGGCGCGGATTCCATCCCCACCTTCGACGACCGCCTGCGCGTCGGCGTCGGCGGGGGCTTGCGCTACATCACCGGGCTCGGGCCGATCCGGCTCGACGTCGCCGTTCCGCTCGATCGCCGCCCCGGCGACCCGAGCGTCGCCTTCTATGTCGGACTGGGGCAGGCTTTCTGA
- a CDS encoding nitroreductase, which yields MLSRDINTLQSDETAIVDRAITSRRSVRAFLPTPVPEETIRDILRVASRAPSGTNMQPWKVYVLTGEKKEALSRAILDSGIRPEKIAWDEYRYYPDQFFEPYLTRRRTVGFALYSLLGIGRRDVERMREQHDRNFTFFDAPVGMIFTIDRRLNVGSWVDHGMFLENVMIAARGRGLHTCPQAAFAPYHRQIRPLLGIPDEEVVVCGMALGHEDETKPENALRSERVPVEEFVTFVR from the coding sequence ATGCTCTCTCGCGACATCAACACGCTCCAATCCGATGAAACGGCAATCGTCGATCGCGCGATCACCTCGCGGCGCTCGGTGCGGGCATTCCTGCCGACGCCGGTTCCCGAGGAGACGATCAGGGACATCCTGCGCGTCGCCTCGCGCGCGCCGTCCGGCACCAACATGCAGCCGTGGAAGGTCTATGTCCTGACCGGGGAGAAGAAGGAGGCGCTGTCGCGCGCCATCCTCGACAGCGGCATCCGCCCGGAAAAGATCGCGTGGGACGAGTATCGCTACTATCCGGACCAGTTCTTCGAGCCGTACCTGACGCGCCGGCGCACCGTCGGCTTCGCGCTCTACAGCCTGCTCGGCATCGGCCGCAGGGACGTCGAGCGCATGCGCGAGCAGCACGATCGCAACTTCACCTTCTTCGACGCGCCGGTGGGCATGATCTTCACTATCGACCGGCGGCTGAACGTCGGCTCGTGGGTCGATCACGGCATGTTCCTCGAGAACGTGATGATCGCGGCGCGCGGGCGCGGGCTGCACACCTGCCCGCAGGCGGCCTTCGCGCCCTATCATCGCCAGATCCGGCCGCTGCTCGGCATTCCCGACGAGGAGGTCGTCGTCTGCGGCATGGCGCTCGGCCACGAGGACGAGACGAAGCCGGAGAACGCGCTGCGCAGCGAGCGCGTCCCGGTCGAGGAGTTCGTCACCTTCGTGCGCTGA
- a CDS encoding mechanosensitive ion channel family protein, translating into MKLPVTLLSRLMLAIVLVAGALAPAVLAAQETDADDRAISIGPMRAPSPEVVAEQRNRITAIIAEAGQLETRMRAHLEDDTVLVEVRNALDGLARDLIAAGVAFRPRLAAINDRLDEIGPARGADEPPEPPALTEERQNLIAEKAEINALLGEAETVSLKINRLIEEIVQIRRDLFANTLSRRYDVSMAVSPEVLKDFAAENTKLYNTLSSWLRFVFSYKLSSVLLATFYALLAAGALLIGGRRLFGDMLTVDPAKEEPSYLNRLSVAFWSTLLPSAALAVFLASTWFFYSYYSVLRRDVGEMMVTLFNVIAIVFFVYRLSSAVFSPRLPNWRLVPVHTGAARALFWLVCATALVTGIDFVASKINQVMGSPLSLTVAKSFFATILVGLLVLVIGLVRPYVDEAGRPKRWHPLFRGLLILLGGGTILAALLGYIGLARFISQQIVVTGAILATMYIGYLSASAISEVGAFGKTSFGKALDRRFHFDEATEDQLGLALSICINILVLAIGIPLILLQWGFQWGDIHAWAYNLATEVRIGSISISLIGILSGILVFFLGYFGTRGFQRWLDGKVMARGRVDMGVRNSISTAVGYAGIALAALIGISAAGIDLSNLALVAGALSLGIGFGLQNIVNNFVSGLILLAERPFKVGDWIVAGGVEGNVRKISVRATEIETFRRQTVILPNSELINAAVGNWTLRNKLGRVDIPVNVAFDNDPRHVHSVLLDIVNEQTGILKNPVPTVDFSGFAENSLNFVIRAVVPDITGTLAFTNEMRFRIMERFREEGITLPASARTVQVRTVTEEVAPVAAESEARKAPPIERAPVERPKDKPARQVPVKETRPASHVSGAEAVDSEGA; encoded by the coding sequence ATGAAGCTGCCGGTCACTCTTCTTTCGCGGCTCATGCTCGCTATCGTGCTCGTGGCGGGCGCTCTGGCGCCTGCCGTCCTTGCGGCGCAGGAAACCGATGCCGACGACCGCGCCATCTCCATCGGGCCGATGCGCGCGCCTTCGCCCGAGGTGGTGGCCGAGCAGCGCAACAGGATCACCGCCATCATCGCCGAGGCCGGACAGCTCGAGACGCGCATGCGCGCCCATCTCGAGGACGACACGGTGCTGGTCGAGGTGCGCAACGCGCTCGACGGGCTGGCGCGCGACCTCATCGCGGCGGGCGTCGCCTTCCGGCCGCGCCTTGCCGCCATCAACGATCGGCTGGACGAGATCGGCCCGGCGCGCGGCGCGGACGAACCGCCCGAGCCGCCGGCGCTGACCGAGGAACGCCAGAACCTGATCGCCGAGAAGGCCGAGATCAACGCGCTGCTCGGCGAGGCCGAGACGGTCTCCCTGAAGATCAACCGGCTGATCGAGGAGATCGTCCAGATCAGGCGCGATCTCTTCGCCAACACGCTGTCGCGCCGCTACGACGTGTCGATGGCCGTCAGCCCGGAAGTGCTGAAGGATTTCGCCGCCGAGAACACCAAGCTCTACAACACGCTCTCGTCGTGGCTGCGCTTCGTCTTCTCCTACAAGCTGTCCTCGGTGCTGCTGGCCACCTTCTATGCGCTGCTGGCGGCCGGGGCGCTGCTGATCGGCGGGCGGCGGCTGTTCGGCGACATGCTGACGGTCGATCCGGCCAAGGAGGAGCCGTCCTACCTCAACCGGCTCTCTGTCGCCTTCTGGTCGACGCTGCTGCCGTCGGCGGCGCTTGCCGTGTTCCTCGCCTCGACCTGGTTCTTCTACAGCTATTACAGCGTGCTGCGGCGCGACGTCGGCGAGATGATGGTGACGCTGTTCAACGTCATCGCCATCGTCTTCTTCGTCTACCGGCTGTCGAGCGCGGTGTTCTCGCCGCGCCTGCCCAACTGGCGGCTGGTGCCGGTGCATACGGGCGCGGCGCGGGCGCTGTTCTGGCTGGTCTGCGCCACCGCGCTCGTCACCGGCATCGATTTCGTCGCCAGCAAGATCAACCAGGTGATGGGATCGCCGCTGTCGCTGACGGTGGCCAAGAGCTTCTTCGCCACCATCCTTGTCGGCCTTCTCGTCCTCGTCATCGGGCTGGTGCGGCCCTATGTCGACGAGGCAGGCCGGCCCAAGCGCTGGCATCCGCTGTTCCGCGGGCTGCTCATCCTGCTCGGCGGCGGCACTATCCTCGCGGCGCTGCTCGGCTATATCGGGCTCGCCCGCTTCATCTCGCAGCAGATCGTCGTCACCGGCGCGATCCTGGCGACGATGTATATCGGCTATCTCTCGGCCAGCGCCATTTCCGAGGTCGGCGCCTTCGGCAAGACCAGCTTCGGCAAGGCGCTCGACAGGCGATTCCATTTCGACGAGGCGACCGAGGACCAGCTCGGCCTCGCGCTGTCGATCTGCATCAACATCCTGGTGCTGGCCATCGGCATCCCGCTGATCCTCCTGCAATGGGGCTTCCAGTGGGGCGACATCCACGCCTGGGCCTACAATCTCGCCACAGAGGTCCGCATCGGCTCGATCTCGATCTCGCTGATCGGGATCCTGAGCGGCATCCTCGTCTTCTTCCTCGGCTATTTCGGCACGCGCGGCTTCCAGCGCTGGCTCGACGGCAAGGTGATGGCGCGCGGGCGCGTCGACATGGGCGTGCGCAACTCGATCAGCACCGCGGTCGGCTATGCCGGCATCGCGCTCGCCGCCCTGATCGGCATCTCCGCCGCCGGCATCGACCTGTCGAACCTCGCGCTCGTCGCCGGCGCGCTGTCGCTCGGCATCGGCTTCGGCCTCCAGAACATCGTCAACAACTTCGTCTCCGGCCTGATCCTGCTCGCCGAGCGGCCGTTCAAGGTCGGCGACTGGATCGTCGCAGGCGGGGTCGAGGGCAATGTGCGCAAGATCTCCGTGCGCGCGACCGAGATCGAGACCTTCCGGCGGCAGACCGTCATCCTGCCGAATTCCGAGCTGATCAACGCCGCGGTCGGCAACTGGACGCTGCGCAACAAGCTGGGGCGCGTCGACATCCCGGTCAACGTCGCGTTCGACAACGATCCGCGCCACGTCCACTCGGTGCTGCTCGACATCGTCAACGAGCAGACGGGCATCCTGAAGAACCCGGTGCCGACGGTGGATTTTTCCGGCTTCGCCGAGAACTCGCTGAATTTCGTCATTCGCGCCGTGGTGCCGGACATCACCGGCACGCTCGCCTTCACCAACGAGATGCGCTTCCGCATCATGGAACGGTTCCGCGAGGAGGGGATCACCCTTCCGGCCTCGGCGCGCACGGTTCAGGTCAGGACCGTCACCGAGGAAGTCGCGCCGGTGGCGGCCGAGAGCGAGGCGCGGAAGGCGCCGCCCATCGAGCGCGCGCCCGTGGAGCGGCCGAAGGACAAGCCGGCGCGGCAGGTCCCGGTGAAGGAGACGCGGCCGGCGAGCCACGTTTCCGGCGCCGAAGCGGTCGATTCGGAAGGCGCGTAA